From Methanocella paludicola SANAE, a single genomic window includes:
- a CDS encoding tetratricopeptide repeat protein gives MKDMRDDVGKGMLYASIGRYDEAAAIFDRMGEISPDLLLCEAGALSRMGSFARALECIEKALEKNPISPDAWFLKGLLYYQRGNLMAALGYLEEALDIDPKHVEARSVAGNCHYYMGEYKEALEYYETAIKIDRAYPKAWYNKGVVLSDIRLYNEAIQCYEEVLRINPGVAVVWTNKGYCYAMLNQYTEALECLDRSLEINPEDVTTLNNKAAALRRLGRDDEAAEYDEKVKELMVTRGPHTVL, from the coding sequence ATGAAGGACATGCGGGACGACGTCGGGAAAGGCATGCTATACGCCAGCATCGGCCGGTATGATGAAGCGGCGGCTATTTTCGACCGCATGGGCGAGATCAGCCCTGACCTGCTGTTATGCGAGGCTGGCGCCCTGAGCCGTATGGGCTCATTCGCCCGGGCCCTGGAGTGCATTGAGAAGGCCCTCGAAAAGAATCCCATAAGCCCGGATGCCTGGTTCCTTAAAGGTCTTTTATATTACCAGCGCGGCAACCTCATGGCTGCACTGGGGTACCTGGAGGAGGCGCTCGATATCGACCCAAAACATGTAGAAGCGAGAAGCGTCGCCGGGAACTGCCACTATTACATGGGCGAATACAAAGAAGCGCTGGAGTACTATGAGACCGCGATCAAGATTGACCGGGCCTACCCCAAGGCCTGGTACAATAAGGGCGTGGTGCTATCAGATATTCGCCTGTACAACGAGGCCATCCAGTGCTATGAGGAGGTGCTCCGGATCAATCCCGGGGTCGCCGTCGTATGGACAAATAAGGGCTACTGCTACGCCATGCTCAACCAGTACACAGAGGCGCTGGAATGCCTGGACAGGTCCCTGGAGATCAATCCCGAGGACGTCACGACGTTAAATAATAAGGCTGCTGCGCTGCGAAGGCTCGGAAGGGACGACGAGGCGGCGGAGTACGACGAAAAAGTGAAAGAGCTGATGGTGACACGAGGGCCACATACTGTTTTGTAA
- the budA gene encoding acetolactate decarboxylase, producing MQFRWYHVAVAGLAILLLAAAIQMIGPSVDRDVLYQVSAMDLFSNGSYGGIVDAKTLRSNGDFGIGTFDGLNGEMIVLNGTVYQAASDGKVHIMGDSATIPFADVTFFDADDTVTLAGHYNFTSLTTGLDEKLSSKDKFYAIRIHGTFSYLKLRSPPLQDEPYPVLSEALKNQSIFEMQNVTGTMVGLYTPAYAKGVGWPGYHFHFISDDGQTGGHVLELSANDIVAALDDTPRFSMVLSP from the coding sequence ATGCAATTCCGATGGTACCATGTGGCCGTCGCCGGCCTCGCCATACTTCTGCTCGCTGCCGCCATCCAGATGATCGGGCCTTCCGTAGACAGGGATGTTCTTTACCAGGTCTCGGCGATGGACCTGTTCTCGAACGGCTCGTATGGCGGCATCGTGGACGCAAAGACCCTCAGATCCAACGGCGACTTCGGCATCGGCACGTTCGACGGGCTGAACGGCGAGATGATCGTGTTGAACGGTACCGTCTATCAGGCAGCGTCCGACGGCAAAGTGCACATCATGGGCGATTCGGCCACCATACCATTTGCCGACGTGACCTTTTTCGATGCCGACGACACCGTTACTCTGGCCGGGCATTATAATTTTACATCCCTCACGACAGGCCTGGATGAAAAATTATCATCAAAGGATAAGTTTTACGCTATCCGCATCCACGGCACATTCTCCTATCTTAAACTACGCAGCCCACCTCTACAGGACGAGCCATACCCGGTATTATCAGAAGCCTTAAAGAACCAGTCGATATTCGAGATGCAAAATGTAACGGGCACCATGGTCGGCCTCTATACGCCGGCGTATGCGAAGGGAGTCGGATGGCCGGGATATCATTTCCACTTCATCTCGGATGATGGCCAGACTGGCGGGCACGTCCTGGAGCTATCGGCGAACGACATCGTTGCGGCGCTGGACGATACGCCGCGCTTCAGCATGGTACTGTCGCCTTAG
- a CDS encoding protease inhibitor I42 family protein has translation MVMNARATAVFFVVTAMLTCSTACCASFGLSSYLSGLSSFGFPAGLIDSSLSMPDTYLSAFNSSQFLPSLTQPASSLSFLPTPASYQSQLPASINISDILSSSMMQPATSSFTNWSPSTTDNYGESSNGGTITVKLGDTIHLQLPARVDQGYIWNLTVTDGLNITSERVYTPQQISSLFSGSGLSKLEVTQEWDIKAVKPGTQVILGSYKSSAENGTYDKAYKLTVIVE, from the coding sequence ATGGTCATGAATGCAAGGGCTACTGCGGTCTTTTTTGTCGTTACTGCTATGTTGACGTGTTCTACAGCGTGCTGCGCCAGTTTCGGGCTGTCGTCGTACTTATCGGGGCTGTCTTCTTTCGGCTTCCCGGCGGGCCTTATCGACTCTTCGCTGAGCATGCCGGATACGTATTTGTCGGCATTTAATTCCTCGCAATTTTTACCGTCGCTTACGCAGCCTGCGTCTTCCTTGAGCTTCCTGCCAACGCCGGCCTCCTATCAATCTCAACTCCCAGCGTCGATCAATATCTCGGATATATTATCCAGCTCGATGATGCAGCCGGCGACAAGCAGCTTTACGAACTGGTCGCCATCCACGACGGATAACTATGGCGAGTCCAGTAATGGCGGCACCATTACGGTCAAGCTCGGGGACACCATACACCTCCAGCTTCCCGCCCGAGTCGATCAGGGGTATATCTGGAACCTGACAGTCACCGACGGCCTGAACATCACCAGCGAGCGCGTGTATACGCCACAGCAGATAAGCTCGCTATTCAGCGGCTCCGGGCTGTCGAAGCTCGAGGTCACCCAGGAATGGGACATTAAGGCTGTTAAGCCAGGGACCCAGGTAATACTTGGCAGCTATAAGAGCTCGGCGGAGAATGGCACTTACGATAAGGCGTATAAGCTGACGGTGATCGTGGAATAA
- a CDS encoding MFS transporter has translation MPGIKALGEYLSRAGQFSHNARSYLAYYFLLSVHLGIYGVIFNLYILRLGIREDMLGLMLSIVFISTGLAAVPAASLCDRLGRKYTLLFSIIVTSSALLLLYTVTSLDWLLVLSAVYGIGTAFYTVAGSPFLMENSKPDERMYLFSTNSALSQVAYIFGCMAGGMLPDVLSGMGVDPMSPEVYRYTLFLSLAIIALSALPILSMNEERRKARPVKRFEVLGSALRSRDVQKLMVINGLVGIGAGMIVPFFNVYFHNLMSATTDQIGLIYSMGEMVMIVGLMVIPLIVERFGKIKTIAFTELASLPFLIMLAFTTNIYVAAFAYIMRMTLMNMANPAINNFNMELVSDEQRATVSSLTSMSWYMCQSLSAYLSGIMMAGSNYVLPFMVTCVTYVCSASLYYLFFYRVEKERSNVPLARIPIPVKK, from the coding sequence GTGCCGGGTATCAAAGCGCTAGGGGAATATCTTAGCAGGGCGGGGCAATTCAGCCACAACGCCCGATCATACCTGGCGTACTATTTTTTACTGTCCGTACACCTCGGCATTTACGGCGTCATATTTAATCTATACATCCTGAGGCTGGGGATCAGGGAAGACATGCTCGGGCTCATGCTCTCCATCGTCTTCATCTCGACGGGCCTGGCAGCCGTGCCTGCCGCTTCGCTCTGCGACAGGCTGGGCCGCAAATACACGCTGTTATTTTCCATCATCGTCACGTCATCGGCGCTGTTACTGCTATATACCGTAACTTCGCTCGACTGGCTCCTCGTGCTCAGCGCAGTATACGGCATCGGCACGGCCTTCTACACGGTGGCAGGCTCGCCGTTCCTGATGGAGAACTCGAAGCCCGACGAGCGCATGTACCTGTTCTCGACGAATTCGGCGCTCTCCCAGGTGGCATATATCTTTGGCTGTATGGCAGGCGGCATGCTGCCCGATGTACTGTCCGGGATGGGAGTGGACCCGATGAGCCCGGAGGTATATCGCTATACGCTATTCCTGTCACTGGCAATTATCGCCCTCTCGGCCCTGCCCATACTCAGCATGAACGAGGAACGCAGAAAAGCCCGGCCTGTAAAAAGGTTCGAAGTGCTGGGCTCGGCCCTACGCTCGAGGGACGTGCAAAAGCTCATGGTCATCAACGGCCTGGTCGGCATCGGCGCCGGCATGATCGTTCCCTTCTTCAACGTCTATTTCCATAATTTAATGTCAGCCACGACTGACCAGATCGGCCTGATATATTCCATGGGCGAGATGGTCATGATCGTGGGCCTGATGGTCATCCCTCTCATCGTGGAGCGATTCGGCAAGATCAAGACCATCGCCTTCACTGAGCTCGCTTCCCTTCCCTTTCTCATAATGCTCGCGTTCACCACGAACATTTACGTGGCGGCGTTCGCCTACATCATGCGTATGACCCTAATGAACATGGCCAACCCGGCCATCAACAACTTCAACATGGAGCTCGTATCGGACGAGCAGCGGGCAACGGTGAGCAGCCTCACGTCCATGTCGTGGTACATGTGCCAGTCGCTGAGCGCCTACCTGAGCGGCATCATGATGGCCGGCTCCAATTACGTGCTGCCCTTCATGGTCACCTGCGTGACCTACGTTTGCTCGGCATCCCTGTATTACCTGTTTTTCTACAGGGTAGAGAAGGAAAGATCGAACGTGCCGCTTGCCAGGATACCCATTCCGGTAAAAAAATAG
- a CDS encoding ABC transporter permease, whose protein sequence is MAAQGQMNDILIIASKEFRDYLKSKRFILVGVLYAVMALAILGITIMSLNYMKSMGLMSDFMPSQVLSTMDYLNIILVLLAVIITADTISAERKDRTIYQLLSKPVERSTVILGKFIGCLGVVSFFYGAGSIIAYVLTAVVAGVVPSGTDLLNAAMVIVFMVILFGVYVALGILISTVTKNPLISILGGIVAWVALYFSNTIGNLIGYLSLMNGGTIILGDSFAQYPLYAKLLIWIDPISHDIVSPLLAGTADKVGMPLWANVVILLLFTGILLLAADGLFKRQDI, encoded by the coding sequence ATGGCAGCACAGGGACAAATGAATGATATACTTATCATCGCCTCCAAAGAATTCCGGGACTACTTAAAATCCAAACGGTTTATCTTAGTCGGGGTTCTTTACGCGGTAATGGCGCTCGCCATCCTGGGCATCACGATCATGAGCCTGAACTATATGAAGAGCATGGGGCTGATGTCGGACTTTATGCCTTCTCAGGTCCTGAGCACTATGGACTACCTTAATATTATCCTGGTACTTCTGGCGGTCATCATTACGGCCGACACGATATCTGCGGAGAGGAAGGACCGGACCATTTATCAGCTGTTGTCTAAGCCCGTGGAGCGGAGCACGGTCATCCTGGGTAAGTTCATAGGCTGCTTAGGAGTAGTATCGTTCTTCTACGGGGCAGGCTCGATCATCGCATACGTGCTGACGGCGGTCGTCGCGGGCGTTGTGCCGTCCGGCACGGACCTATTGAATGCCGCCATGGTCATCGTATTCATGGTCATCCTGTTCGGCGTTTATGTGGCCCTGGGCATACTGATATCGACGGTGACCAAAAACCCGCTCATATCCATCCTCGGCGGCATCGTCGCGTGGGTCGCGCTGTACTTCTCCAACACGATAGGCAATCTTATCGGCTACCTTTCCCTGATGAACGGGGGGACGATCATCCTTGGAGATTCGTTCGCTCAGTACCCGCTCTACGCGAAATTATTGATATGGATCGACCCGATCAGCCACGATATCGTCAGCCCCCTGCTCGCGGGCACGGCGGACAAGGTCGGCATGCCGTTATGGGCAAACGTCGTCATCCTGCTGCTATTTACGGGCATACTCCTCCTGGCGGCCGACGGGCTGTTCAAGAGGCAGGACATCTAA
- a CDS encoding ABC transporter ATP-binding protein: MNAIETHGLTKDYGNLVAVKDLDLTVKPGIVYGFLGPNGAGKSTTINMLMGFIRPTAGSASIMGLDAKTQHLEIKKITGYLPERPAFYDDLSGRGNLEYFGRLIGVEELDGRIVELLKTVGLEGRGNDRVGTYSHGMRQRLGIAVALLGSPKLLILDEPTTGLDPQGSHDIREVIKKLKSENVTIFLSSHILHEVQDISDVVGIVKKGRLIVERPIEEFLRSTEGNMPVIEIMAPRFEDAHLDLVKKIKGVGGVTRNNGFIDVTVESPALAEDINIALVNAGCRVRGIREKMPTLEDAFLKVTAEGNVEG; this comes from the coding sequence ATGAACGCGATAGAGACGCATGGCTTAACCAAGGACTACGGCAACCTCGTCGCAGTTAAGGACCTCGACCTCACGGTCAAGCCGGGGATCGTGTACGGATTCCTGGGCCCCAACGGCGCGGGAAAATCCACCACTATCAACATGCTCATGGGATTCATCAGGCCCACGGCCGGCTCGGCCAGCATCATGGGCTTAGATGCAAAGACACAGCACCTTGAGATAAAAAAGATCACGGGCTACCTGCCCGAGCGGCCCGCATTCTATGACGACCTCAGCGGCAGGGGCAACCTCGAATATTTCGGCAGGCTCATCGGCGTAGAGGAGCTGGACGGCCGTATCGTGGAACTGCTGAAGACAGTAGGGCTCGAAGGCCGGGGCAACGACCGGGTGGGAACTTATTCTCATGGCATGCGCCAGCGCCTCGGGATCGCCGTGGCATTACTGGGCAGCCCGAAGCTTCTCATCCTGGACGAGCCCACGACGGGCCTCGACCCGCAGGGCTCCCATGACATCCGTGAAGTCATCAAAAAGCTGAAAAGCGAGAACGTCACCATTTTCTTATCATCCCACATCCTTCACGAGGTGCAGGACATCAGTGACGTGGTCGGCATCGTGAAGAAGGGCAGGCTCATCGTCGAGCGGCCCATCGAGGAGTTCCTCAGGAGCACCGAAGGGAACATGCCCGTCATCGAGATAATGGCCCCGAGGTTCGAGGACGCCCATCTCGACCTGGTGAAAAAGATCAAGGGAGTCGGCGGAGTGACTCGCAATAACGGCTTCATCGACGTGACGGTCGAGAGCCCGGCGCTGGCCGAGGATATCAACATCGCCCTGGTCAATGCCGGATGCCGGGTCCGCGGCATACGGGAAAAGATGCCCACTCTCGAGGACGCATTCCTTAAAGTGACCGCCGAGGGCAACGTGGAGGGCTGA
- a CDS encoding carboxypeptidase-like regulatory domain-containing protein: MPAAAASAPGSISGKVAFNTGQAVPDGTIVKLVNGSNASDYIPGFNVTPDEKGFFQFTNVSEGFYRVYAWSPYYVEGYSEGLNVTTNDTYTRSVVLMAMPYYANMTMSTQHITYGNSADITVQINDYWGHSVGAGWQILLRSSVGILNPDSAFTDKDGKVYTSLPWVDNSTPAEITIFAISTNGSSYGLEENVEFVTPTATATPAISATPTASPTVAPNATTTVTTTPTAIPTATSTPTPGFVLIGALIALGLVIAFKRYK, from the coding sequence TTGCCTGCGGCGGCCGCTTCTGCACCGGGAAGCATCAGCGGCAAGGTCGCCTTCAACACCGGCCAGGCAGTACCGGACGGTACCATTGTGAAGCTCGTCAACGGGTCGAACGCTTCCGATTACATCCCCGGCTTCAACGTGACCCCGGACGAGAAAGGCTTCTTCCAGTTCACGAACGTATCAGAGGGCTTCTACCGGGTCTACGCCTGGTCTCCATACTATGTGGAAGGCTATTCCGAAGGCCTGAACGTCACCACGAACGATACGTATACCAGGAGCGTCGTCCTCATGGCGATGCCCTACTATGCGAACATGACCATGAGCACCCAGCACATCACCTATGGTAACAGCGCCGACATCACTGTCCAGATAAACGATTACTGGGGCCACTCCGTAGGTGCCGGATGGCAGATCCTGCTCCGCTCTAGCGTGGGGATACTGAACCCCGACAGCGCGTTCACCGATAAGGATGGTAAGGTCTATACCAGCCTTCCATGGGTTGACAACTCCACGCCCGCCGAAATAACGATCTTTGCCATATCGACCAACGGTAGCTCGTACGGCCTGGAGGAGAACGTCGAGTTCGTGACGCCAACGGCGACTGCGACTCCAGCGATCAGTGCCACGCCCACGGCTAGCCCGACCGTAGCCCCCAACGCGACTACAACGGTCACTACTACTCCGACCGCCATCCCAACGGCCACCTCGACGCCCACCCCGGGCTTTGTGCTCATCGGCGCCCTCATCGCGCTTGGCTTAGTCATTGCGTTTAAGAGATATAAATAA
- a CDS encoding carbohydrate kinase family protein: protein MAYNVIVYDVFCYGAISLDISGRLERQQYEHEQATAIDYRMSVGGDAALAALTLSSLGMRVGLAGSPIGDDPMGDYVLWSLEKEGVKALVQKVGKTALTAIVLDRLKRSTITFHDNTPEDEIPIPDDFKSSKYVYVDGCFGRNGAIIAKAARAAGIPAQLNLDVPSIRNIGLFDVVIAGEEISKLISDDPVEAARKIYEANNGLAIVTLGEMGCICCDGAIVSVPAFDTEAVDTTGAGAAFAAGFMYARLRGMSLEECLEFASAAGALKVTARGSYRKTSAAEVFDLISAHKNRL, encoded by the coding sequence ATGGCGTATAATGTAATCGTGTACGACGTTTTTTGCTATGGCGCTATCTCGCTGGATATCTCGGGAAGGCTCGAGCGGCAGCAGTACGAGCACGAGCAGGCCACGGCGATCGATTACCGGATGTCCGTCGGCGGCGACGCAGCGCTCGCGGCGCTGACCTTATCGAGCCTGGGTATGAGAGTCGGCCTGGCAGGCAGCCCGATAGGCGACGATCCTATGGGCGACTATGTATTATGGAGCCTCGAAAAGGAAGGGGTAAAGGCGCTGGTCCAGAAAGTCGGGAAGACAGCCTTAACGGCCATCGTCCTGGACAGGCTGAAGCGCTCGACCATTACTTTTCACGACAATACGCCCGAGGACGAGATCCCGATACCCGACGACTTCAAGAGTTCAAAATACGTTTACGTCGACGGCTGCTTTGGCAGGAACGGCGCCATCATTGCGAAGGCGGCCCGAGCCGCAGGCATACCTGCACAGCTTAATCTCGACGTGCCCTCCATCCGGAACATAGGGCTTTTCGACGTCGTCATCGCCGGCGAGGAGATATCGAAGCTCATATCGGACGACCCGGTCGAGGCTGCACGAAAGATCTACGAGGCCAACAATGGCCTGGCGATCGTTACGCTGGGCGAAATGGGATGCATATGCTGTGACGGGGCCATCGTCAGCGTGCCGGCGTTCGATACGGAGGCGGTAGATACGACCGGCGCAGGGGCGGCATTCGCCGCCGGGTTCATGTATGCACGGCTTCGGGGCATGTCCCTTGAGGAGTGCCTGGAGTTCGCCAGCGCCGCTGGGGCGCTTAAAGTGACTGCGAGGGGTAGCTACCGGAAGACATCGGCGGCAGAGGTTTTTGACCTCATTTCCGCCCATAAAAATCGATTATAA
- a CDS encoding ABC transporter ATP-binding protein, with translation METVIQTTDLTKFYGKSRGIKDVSITVNKGDIFGFLGPNGAGKSTTIRTLLDFIRPSAGSATIFGMDCRKDSVAIRKRIGYIPGDFGLYGHMTGWKFLEYFGRIRGGYDTSAAKEYSKKLDIRLDRRMKEYSRGMRQKVAIIQAFMNNPDLIIMDEPTNGLDPLVQQTFMDMLHEDAGRTIFMSSHVLSEVEKSCNRVAIIKEGRIVTEEQVEALRQKSGKVLEVKFAQPLTKEIFYLPGISNLTQVNGAYRMTVTGSLEELLQEISRHRLADISIHQMTLEDIFMHYYEGAK, from the coding sequence ATGGAAACGGTAATACAGACAACGGACCTGACAAAATTTTACGGCAAAAGTCGCGGGATAAAGGACGTTAGCATCACAGTAAACAAAGGCGACATCTTCGGCTTTTTAGGCCCGAACGGCGCGGGCAAATCGACCACCATAAGGACTCTTCTGGACTTCATCCGGCCTTCGGCCGGCTCCGCCACGATCTTCGGCATGGACTGCCGCAAGGACTCCGTAGCCATCCGAAAGCGCATCGGCTACATCCCGGGCGACTTCGGCCTGTACGGCCACATGACCGGCTGGAAGTTCCTCGAATATTTCGGGCGCATACGAGGTGGATATGATACCTCGGCCGCAAAAGAATACTCGAAGAAGCTCGACATCCGGCTCGACCGCAGGATGAAGGAGTACTCGAGGGGCATGCGGCAGAAGGTAGCTATCATCCAGGCGTTCATGAATAACCCTGACCTTATCATAATGGACGAGCCCACCAACGGCCTCGACCCGCTGGTGCAGCAGACCTTCATGGATATGCTGCACGAGGACGCAGGCCGGACGATATTCATGTCGTCGCACGTGCTCTCGGAGGTGGAAAAATCCTGCAACCGGGTGGCCATCATCAAGGAAGGCCGCATCGTGACCGAGGAGCAGGTCGAGGCGCTGCGGCAAAAATCCGGCAAAGTGCTTGAAGTCAAGTTCGCGCAGCCCCTGACGAAGGAGATCTTCTACCTGCCCGGCATCAGCAACTTAACGCAGGTCAATGGCGCTTACCGCATGACGGTCACCGGCAGTCTCGAGGAGCTTCTCCAGGAGATATCCCGCCACAGGCTGGCGGATATCAGCATACACCAGATGACGCTCGAAGACATTTTCATGCACTACTACGAGGGGGCGAAGTAA
- a CDS encoding ABC transporter permease subunit, whose amino-acid sequence MKDKWVGATVAAVLLFLYVFWIATFYPALKPNMSMYDDMLSNPTFQALLGEQVATMGTFVGFMTMEVFSYMGLVLGAYIIFMAASFAAGEIEQKSSELLLSLPVRRESLIISRFTAMLPFIALIVLAELAAIYAGGRYIGEDSSIRWFAYAMLFMGFFLVAVGAMALLISSLMSDGRKAALVSLGILLGMFLVENIGSMVTSIDWARSLSLFHYVRLTSIVMNHEVVWRNAGILLVITVVCLVLAVIVFRQRDINVT is encoded by the coding sequence ATAAAGGATAAGTGGGTTGGCGCCACAGTAGCCGCTGTACTGCTTTTCCTGTACGTGTTCTGGATCGCCACGTTCTACCCGGCGCTCAAGCCGAACATGTCCATGTACGACGACATGCTGAGCAATCCCACGTTCCAGGCGCTACTCGGGGAACAGGTAGCCACCATGGGCACATTTGTGGGATTCATGACCATGGAAGTGTTCAGCTACATGGGGCTCGTCCTGGGCGCGTACATCATCTTTATGGCGGCTTCGTTCGCGGCCGGGGAGATCGAGCAGAAGAGCAGCGAGCTGTTGCTGTCGCTTCCGGTAAGGCGTGAGTCGCTCATCATATCGAGGTTCACGGCCATGCTGCCGTTCATCGCCTTAATCGTGTTGGCGGAGCTGGCCGCTATCTACGCCGGAGGCCGGTATATCGGAGAGGACTCCTCGATACGGTGGTTCGCCTATGCCATGCTGTTCATGGGCTTTTTCCTGGTCGCCGTGGGCGCGATGGCGCTGCTGATATCGTCCCTGATGAGCGATGGCAGGAAGGCCGCCCTGGTATCTCTGGGCATACTGCTCGGCATGTTCCTGGTCGAGAACATCGGCTCGATGGTCACGAGCATCGACTGGGCGAGGAGCCTGTCCCTGTTCCATTATGTAAGGCTGACTTCGATCGTCATGAACCACGAGGTCGTCTGGCGGAATGCCGGGATATTGCTGGTCATCACCGTGGTCTGTCTGGTACTCGCCGTCATCGTCTTCAGGCAGCGCGACATCAACGTCACGTAA
- a CDS encoding ABC transporter ATP-binding protein: METVIETKNLTKFYGKNRGIKDVNITVRKGDIFGFLGPNGAGKSTTIRTLLDFIRPSSGRATILGMDCQKDSLAIRKRTGYVPGDANLYGHMTGWKYLEYIGGIRGQYDAASAKKYAERFEIRLDRRMREYSSGMRQKVVLIQALMNDPDLVIMDEPTKGLDPLVQQIFMDVVREEAANGKTIFMSSHVLSEVEKVCNRVAIIKEGMIVAEEDMESLKHKAGKVVEVKFRGAKPEPFTISGIGNVAQLNGYYRMTAAGDIRNILRDIASYDVEDVNIHSMTLDDIFMQYYTPGVK; this comes from the coding sequence ATGGAAACTGTCATCGAAACGAAAAATCTGACTAAGTTTTACGGAAAAAACCGGGGCATTAAAGACGTGAATATCACCGTACGAAAAGGCGATATCTTCGGCTTCCTCGGGCCCAACGGTGCGGGTAAATCGACCACGATCCGCACGCTGCTCGACTTCATCCGGCCGTCGAGTGGCAGAGCGACCATCTTAGGCATGGACTGCCAGAAGGACTCGCTCGCGATCCGGAAACGGACCGGGTACGTCCCCGGTGACGCGAACCTCTATGGCCACATGACCGGCTGGAAGTATCTCGAGTATATCGGTGGCATCCGGGGCCAGTACGATGCGGCGTCGGCGAAAAAGTACGCGGAGCGCTTTGAGATCCGGCTCGACCGCAGGATGCGGGAGTATTCCAGCGGCATGCGGCAGAAGGTCGTCCTCATCCAGGCCCTCATGAATGATCCCGACCTGGTCATCATGGACGAGCCGACGAAGGGCCTGGACCCGCTTGTACAGCAGATCTTTATGGACGTGGTCCGGGAAGAGGCCGCCAATGGTAAGACCATCTTCATGTCGTCCCACGTGCTCTCCGAAGTTGAAAAAGTCTGCAATCGCGTCGCGATCATCAAGGAGGGCATGATTGTCGCCGAGGAGGACATGGAGAGCCTCAAGCACAAAGCTGGCAAGGTCGTCGAGGTGAAGTTCCGGGGAGCGAAGCCTGAGCCCTTCACGATCAGCGGCATCGGCAACGTGGCGCAGCTCAACGGGTACTACCGGATGACGGCGGCCGGCGATATCCGGAACATACTCCGGGATATCGCCTCCTACGACGTCGAGGACGTCAACATCCACTCCATGACGCTGGACGACATCTTCATGCAGTATTACACGCCCGGGGTGAAGTGA
- a CDS encoding ABC transporter permease, whose product MSLAVLFQTLKDKARGTGLAVLLILIFVTYMVAMFPEVQKMTGLDELMKSPAFQALLGKIPDFTSFDGFITLELFTLSALVICGYIAFLTASFLAGEIEMKTIDLLLAQPVTRVRLVIYRYAALIPIVILLMAAIMVGLYVGTQYMGIAASYGWLAYALVFAGAFMLAFGGISLFISALLSDGRTAAIVSLGLLFAMYFMETIGESVEKVSIVRSLSLFHYVQYSNIMVYHDLNLGNLGVLIAVAVVFVALAVYTFHRRDINVV is encoded by the coding sequence ATGTCCCTCGCGGTCCTGTTCCAGACGCTCAAGGACAAGGCGAGGGGGACCGGTTTGGCGGTGCTGCTCATCCTCATCTTCGTCACCTACATGGTGGCGATGTTCCCCGAGGTCCAGAAGATGACGGGCCTCGACGAGCTCATGAAGAGCCCCGCCTTCCAGGCGCTGCTGGGTAAGATTCCCGACTTCACGTCCTTCGACGGCTTCATAACTCTCGAATTATTCACCCTGTCAGCACTGGTCATATGTGGATACATCGCATTCCTGACTGCGTCCTTCCTCGCGGGGGAGATCGAGATGAAGACCATCGACCTGCTGCTGGCGCAGCCCGTCACCCGGGTCCGGCTGGTCATCTACCGATATGCCGCCCTCATACCCATCGTCATCCTGCTCATGGCGGCGATCATGGTCGGATTGTACGTAGGGACCCAATACATGGGCATCGCCGCATCCTACGGCTGGCTCGCGTATGCGCTGGTCTTCGCGGGGGCCTTCATGCTGGCGTTCGGCGGGATCTCCCTGTTCATCTCGGCGCTGTTGAGCGACGGCCGGACGGCGGCGATCGTGTCCCTCGGGCTGCTGTTCGCCATGTACTTCATGGAGACCATCGGGGAGTCCGTGGAAAAGGTGAGCATCGTCCGCAGCCTGTCCCTGTTCCACTACGTCCAGTATAGCAACATCATGGTCTACCATGACTTGAATTTGGGCAACCTCGGCGTCCTTATCGCCGTGGCCGTCGTATTCGTTGCGCTAGCGGTGTATACATTCCATCGCCGGGATATTAACGTGGTATAG